Within the Paenibacillus pabuli genome, the region AACAGAGTCATCTTCCGCGTGCCTAGTATGTTGAAAGAAAAGCTGTAAGCATGCAGTCATATATATGTTGAAGCTTACCTGTATAGCAACAGGCCTAGAAAGCCTCGATTCGATGGATGAATCGGGGTTTTTCATGCTTCCATCATTTTGTGCTGGAGAGTTCCAAACTCTAAATATTGATTGCTTAAGCTGTTATAAACAGGTCTGGTTAGGGTAATAACAACACGAGGCGCATGATTGTGCCGAGGTTCAGGGTTTGTAAACGGATTTACTGAATTTGTAGATTACAAAGTTCTGCAAAACCCGAATACGAAAAGATTTTTCGAACACGGAAAGGAGAACGTACGTTATGAGTAAAGTTGCTTTTTTATTGGCGAACGATTTTGAAGATTCGGAAATGCAGGTTCCATATGATGAGGTAAAAAAAGCCGGGCATGATGTGGAAATCATCGGTTTGAAGGCAGGAGAAACGCTTAAAGGTAAAGGCGGTAAGGCCTCCTATACTTCAGACAAGGCGATTTCAGAAGTGTCAGCTTCAGATTATGACGCTGTGGTTATTCCAGGGGGATCTTCTCCTGAAAACCTGCGTACGGATGCGAATATTCTGAAATTTGTAACGGAGATTAACAGTGCGAAGAAACCAATCGCGGCCATCTGCCATGGCCCGCAAATTCTGGCCAGCGCTGACTTACTCAAAGGGCGAACCATTACGTCCTATCCTCCACTTAAGGATGATATGGTCAATGCGGGTGCTGAATTTAAGGATCATGAGGCGGTAGTGGATGGAAATTACATTACATCAAGAACACCAGCCGATGAGCCTGCATTTGTTCGTGAACTGCTGAAAGTCATCTAATCTGTCACGGGTAATTAAGTTAGATCTGCACAATAAAAGATGCAATGTATTCCGATAAAGGAGGGTTTGACATGGCAAAGCATATTCAGGCATATTTTCGAACCGAAGATGAGGCGGAGGGTGCTAGAACTTCACTTCAGACGTTTCGGACCGAGCATTTGGAGGTAGGACAGCTGGACAGTGCGGTTGGCAGAGATAAACGAATCTTGCTACCGCTGGTGCCTTATAACACGGCAGGTGGCGCAGGTACAAATGGAACTATGGGTGTGGGAACTGCACCTGGGGTTCCGGCAAGCGAGAACGTAGTTCCAGTGGTTAGTAATGTGGATCGTAATGCTGATCGGGATTCACGCGACAATGTGAATAGGGACGGCGACCTACTCGGTGCGGCTGACGTATCCTCGGATGATTATGATGATCTGCATTATGTTTTGTCTGCCAAAGTCCAGGACGAGGATTATGATGAAATTATTCATAAGCTTCGGTCCAACAACGCCTATGTGGAAGAATTGAATTAACGTGTAGATCGTGAAGAGCCCTTGCGGCGCCTGACTATTAGTTCAGTGCGATTCGCCAGGGCTCTTCTTAATAACTCTAATTATATTTTGCGTAAATAAAGCGCTATCATTTTTGTAATATTACTGTAATATTAGTTACATAAGGCTTTAACATAGGGCGTTTATAATAACAAGCATGACCCCCTTTTTTTATATATCCTTTGAGCCTGCACACCGTGTGCAGGTTTTTTTTTGTTGTCTTTTGATGTTAGCCCTTGACTTTAGTACTGCGGTTCATTACAATCAGAAAATAATATGTTGACTATAGTCAATATCAGTCGTTTTCTTGAATTATATTACTGATTTGATGACGGGACCAAGTACTCCGTGCCCACATGAACAGAGAGGAATCCCCTGGCTGTAAGGATTCTCTTGATGAGCGGACGAATGACTTCCCCGAGAACAGACGGCGAACACATCAGACATGATTCTGATTGTCATTAGCCGGCCTGCGCAGGACGTGCGTTACACGTAGAGCGGAACGATGGTTTGATCGGATTGCAGCAAGTCAGTCCTTTATGATCAGATGGTCACCTGAACGGCGAAAGTGTCAGGAGTTCCGGAATGTGGGTGGTACCACGGGTGAATGTATAAACACAATCTCTCGTCCCT harbors:
- a CDS encoding type 1 glutamine amidotransferase domain-containing protein codes for the protein MSKVAFLLANDFEDSEMQVPYDEVKKAGHDVEIIGLKAGETLKGKGGKASYTSDKAISEVSASDYDAVVIPGGSSPENLRTDANILKFVTEINSAKKPIAAICHGPQILASADLLKGRTITSYPPLKDDMVNAGAEFKDHEAVVDGNYITSRTPADEPAFVRELLKVI